A segment of the Zingiber officinale cultivar Zhangliang chromosome 8B, Zo_v1.1, whole genome shotgun sequence genome:
ACTTCCAACATCTAGTCAATCGTGACATGCTGgaactcctcattgcctagcatctggtcaaccttgacatactgggacttcgtcaccaagtgtctactcaatcctttgacccacttggacttttccctacttgtcaagtgtctggtcaaccttgattcaCATGGAcctaccgtctcgtgccaagtgtctagtcatccatgacccacttggacttccaaacaccaggtatctagtcaaccttgaccgactTGGATTTCCAtatgtttggcttcactcaccgagacttcttcactgcttagcttcactcactagaactttcacactgtctagcttcactcactaggacttttcacctgacttcactcaacaGAATTTTCATctgtctagctttactcactaggacttttacttggcttcactcaccaagatttccttcCACCTAACTTCaatcactagggctttcacctgacttcactcaccaagatttctatctgcctagtttcactcactaggactttctcactgtctggcttcatttaccaggactttccaactgtctgacttcactcactaggacttccacaccaagtgttcggtcaacactgatccacttggattttcatcttctgccaaTCTTTCCGTTAGACTTGCCCTTGTCTAACATCCAATTTGGACTTCCCAATTAGGTATATGGTCAACCTTAATCTACTTAACTTCTTCCTCTCATATTGTTgaacattgaaacccaaatatcatgacgcaaacttgagccaactcaagtttagtcaactcggtcaaccttgacccaggggatattgcaccaatatttTTGTCCGAAATTTGAATTAACCATCGATAATTGCCTAGCCGGCGATGGCGATGGCAATGTTGGCATGAAAAATGAATTTGGGTATTTACTTTAGGTGGACAAATCGCTTATGTGACAAATTTTTTTAAGTCCACCCGGGCATTAAAATAAATAAGGAATACAAAATTAAAGTAACATCACATAAAAAtagaacaataaaataaaattcttaaaaaaattgaAGCAGTTACCCGTTGTCAATTCGAATTCCGGATAAAGAAATATTGaaattgggaaaaaaaaatacaagttaaTGTATTAAAAATGTGGATTTATAGATAACAACACCAAAATTAGAAAAGGTGCAATTTACAGcactaaaaatataattttctctaTAAATAATTCTATTATCGTAAAAAGTAATTACGTTTATCTTAGGTACCTTTTACAGTTTGTTACCAAGTTATGTGAATAGAGGTAaatcatgagtcaatttatagtCAACTGTTAAATAGTTAGGAGGTGGGAGAAATTTTTTTCCGAGAATATATATGCATCGAAAATTAATCTTTTTTTCTATCGTAACAAATTGGCCACCCTAAGTAATTCTATTAAATGATATCTAAGTTGGAACTAATTTTTAGCTGATAAATAGTGTGTATACGTGTGcttttttttatcatgaaaaaaatGCGAGACCATAAAAAATATttgtattttaataattttaactgATAGTGTTTCTTCTCTTACCAGCAGGCAAATAGATTGTTTTTTTCTTcagattatatatttttaatatggtaAATGTTttgtaaattaattattttaggaCTTCATTAAACGTATTACTCATTGAAACTTTTTTCAATTAAAGAAAATGTGCGTAACAAATCTATAATGTAGAGATATTTTATCAAAACCTTTTAGCTTTTTTATATAATGTAAATTTCCGAAATTACTAAATTGCAGGGTAgttgtaaaattataaaattatttttttattttattcttaattagtcaattgataaaaaaaatcaatcaaatcaatttttatttaaaaatcagttaattaattttcaatattagTCAAATTAATTTATCTTTATACCAAAGTTTCAAATAAATGAGTCGATTATAATAAAAATCAGTCAAATCGATTTACTtcgatataaaaattaattttggataaaatcaattgataaatcaaacaaatttgaattgacataaaactaactTTGATGtatttgactatttttttttcattatatctatactctcaaacatcaatttatcCTAATATATTATGAGTAGTAATTTTTTGAACACTTTTAATAACTAGATTAAGTCTACTCGATCAAATGTACTTGGTATTACAAGAATTGTTGGGTTACAATGGTTACAAACAAAGTCTCATATTAAAAAtacatgaaatatattataaatttatagagaaaaaaatcttttcttgtataaaatattttagatagagataaaaataaaattacaagagtttatatttaaaataaataatatcatattattataattatagaaATCACTATTTTTCTTAGGTCCTACCAGAGAATGCCCGTCCTTTTTTACTTTGTttcctttcttctacctttctttttattattaattacttTTTTCTTATCAGTTTTAGGAGTAAACAAAATTACAGTTAATGCCCGCAGAGACGCTTTCTTCTAcctttcttttttattattaattgctttttttttctttatccgcTTTAGGAGTAAACAAAATTAGAGTTAATGTCCGCATGAATATAGTGTGTGGTAAATCACTTAGCAGAATAATAAGAGAATGGGAGTTTGAATATCAATACAGATGAATATTTTGAAGTTCAgtcttaaaatatatataagttttactttaaatttatttgataggtGAACCAAGAAAAGTTAAAAGCCATTTATCTCTTAGATTAGCTGGGCAAAATTTAGACATCTAAATTTAGACATCTAGATTAGCTTAATTTAGTTCAAGTTAATTGACATATGATGTCATTCCAATGAAAACTCATtcagataaatttaaaatattattttattatactaAATTTGCttaaataattcatattatttattaaaatagattcttttttggggaaaaaaaattcaatatcGTTTTTTGAGGGTGTTTTATCACTAAATATTTacagaatttttataaaaaaggttttaaaatttaaaggttCTTGGAAATAAAACCCGAGGACGTTgtgaaatataaaaaattattaagggTGTAAATTGAAAAATCAGGGATGGTAAGGTATTCAATGGTTAATCAAACATTTAAATCCCAGCTATAATTAGAGTTATCAGACAGACCAATCCGTGACGGGGCGGGTTGACTCATGGCGGGTTAATCATTTGGCGGGGTGGGGTGGGACGGGGCGGGCCAACTCGCCAACTTAGCGGGttgagaaatttccaacccaactcattctaaggcgggttgtgGTTTGGCGGGCCAACTCGCGGCcccatcaaaattttttaaaaaaatttaaaaatatttcatattttcaacattttacttcgaaaaagttttctacaattaaatatatacataaacatgtattttaaatataaatgaatacaaacgagtacttatatgggataaaaaatattatttttatttcaaaattataataaagaaagataataaattgacctaaAACTTAACTTGCatatgtttttcaacccgcgggccaacccaagcatGAGCAGGCTGACCCGCGCGGGTCGTGGGCCTAAGCGGGTCGGCTAACGACGGACTtgagttgataaaattctaacccaACCTGGTTAAATTATTTGATGGGATGGGTCAACTCGATGAATCTAATCTAAATTGACGGCTCTAGTTATAATTGTACtataagatattttttttaataagatgaaaaatttaaaacattgacGGTGGATAAGGAGCCACACAAACTTCTGTTGATAGATGGGTCATTCTCTAAGATTAAATTTGATTACCTagattatattataaaaaaaaaaaatcaaagtccaAACATTTTACCACCTGTGAAATTACCACTGTGCCAATACCACCACAGCATCGCCTTTATTGCCCCTTTACCAATGGAAAGCTAGAGCAGTCGATTcactatttttttcttaaatcggttaaaaaaatttaatttatatttaaaattatcaaattcgagtcaaatccaaatggataattttttcaaatcgaattttaaCCCATTTCGAGCTTTAAATATGCTCAAATTAAGATATAAATAACTTGAATCAactcaaatttaaattattttaaaatataattcgaTTCGAATTCATATTTGAACAATTCGaactaaatttgaaattttattttgaatcaacctcaaattaaaattatttatatttttaaaatttaaattaaattcaaatatgatatatattttttaaattcaatctcaaatataaatatttttatattattcaatTCGATGTGATTTATTTGCAAAACGAATTGGACCGGATCTAATTTTGGGCCGTTTAGACCGACTCGTATATCTGGAATGGGTTAGAAAATTCGCGAAAACCACAATCCTACCCTCTCCTTCCCCCTTCCTTATTCCCTCGCGCGATCCCTCTCTGGAGCGCCCTCCGTCCCTCGCCATCTCCTGTCGGCCGCCACCGCACACCGCCTGCCCCTTGAGTAGTCCAGTCGCCACTACCCTTCTATCGCCTTCTCCGTGAGTCTCAACATCTGTATCCACTTAGCCACTCGTATCGTCCCTTTTCCGGAACAATCAAGAAGCCGAATCCCTCTCTTATAGATGGAAGTTCGAGTCTCTGCCATTGCATCAACATCGACTAGAAGTCTTTTTCTGCGCTGTTCTTGTGAAAACTCTCCTTTTATGTTCTCCAGCGGCCCCTGTTGCCTGATTACATCGTCGATTGGCTGGGAGGTGTTCTTCTTCCACCTTCAGCGGTCTGTTCGTGGTTGTTTCTAAAAATTGCTGCAAATAAGTAGGTTTACCTTCTCTTTTACTCGAATTGGGTGGAAGTATTGAAGAAGCGAGCGGTAGGATAGGGAGGGAGTGTTGATATTACAGGTTGTGTGTGGTAGCACTGCAGGAGAATTACGATAATCTATTCGATAACTAGTAAAATTTTAGCTGTTTTAAGCGATACTTTTGGAGTGAATATATTTAAGCTAATGTTGTGTTACTCTGTTTGATTCTTGTGGGATATTGAGTTTAGGGATAGGCGATATAAGAGGTAGGTTGTATATTTAACCCACATTTAAAACTCTGTGGTTTAGTAGTTTTTAAGCTTAAAAGGTGGATGGTGTGGTGGAGCTAGGAGATAAAGGCTGACATTCGGCATTGCAAGGGTAATGTGGGTTTTTAGTATAATGTTTGTCAATTGGGAGTTGagaataattttatttcttatgGGAGTTAACTTGTCTGGAGTTAGAGACTGAGAGTTAGAGTTCAATGTACCAATTCATACGAGGAATCTTGATACCATCTTTGCCTGTTTTTCTTGTATTACTCAACATTGTTCTTCTGGATTCTAGTTTTTTTGGTAGACATATGTGTTATGCTAGACTTTTTGTATATCTTATCCATGCTAATAATTTATGATATGTGCTAAATGATAGTTATAGCTCAAGAGTATTTATCAGATTTAATTTTTATCTTAagcatttttttttcactttaggATTGAGTTTGATGCATGGATTCACACTTGGTGTGAGACTGCAATACTATGGTGATTAATTTCTGTTTTCTCACAGTGGTGCACTTTTGTAATTAATGTTTTGTATCTTGGATTTCTTAGATCTTCATAATTCATATTCTAGTATTTTATTGAAATTGATCATATCTTCAATTAAGttgcatgtcttccctcttctcATCATGCTATTTCACATGCACCATAGTCTCCATCTCTAGTTAACATGTTGTATTGGGATTAGTTTCGGAAACACCTTTGTTAGGGTATCAATCAAATTTAAATCATTTCCCCCTGAAGAATAATgttattaattatgattttatatggAGATGAGTCGAGAAAGATGAGATTCTGTGAACATAAGTTGGAACTTCTAGAAATAGAATCTAGGTTCACTAGATTGGATGGCAAAGCCAATTGGAATAGCATTTAGTGGGCATAGATCTTCCATTTTGGAGCTTCTCCTTTTCATCTTTGAACAATCCGGCCTGCTTTTTAGGTAaatattgttgggatgtatactataagcctaccttttgtatgaatatctattttgaaatattttgaaatgagaatcactttggttaaatgtctgcattttatatttatatatatgtcaatatagttgtccatttaatttatattgtaaataatatggtatgtggtgccacacagaagatgatgttatcgatcccttataaattataaatagtagctcacaaccaagatgaattaagacaaaccattggaacggttgtagtgtaatttggtattagtttataaaattacactagtacactatgtgtgtattgagcaggatcgtctgaggttgttcgatttatactgactacataaaagaataaatcctctcttattatagatgtgcgtccttttaatccctatataataacaagcacgtatacttagtatttatttttttaacttatcaatggtgagatttattcgttaaatcaataggcccgatgagttgggaaatagtactgtttatatgatgtgttgttgattatagaaggaaactgtgccctaattatttaggttgatgatgtccccttgagaagctcataaggattattatgtaaatcctgcaggtggacttagtccggcatgataataaaattgagtggtaTTGCGTTTGGACTCAGATGTTAATTAACTGAGTTgttagtaattcatttaattaacggatatacgatatccaaggttctaaaattcgctaggcgctagtcgggcgGCAGACCAGcgcctaggcggggactaggcgccgctaggcagattcctcggtatcccttgtttcatgtggactgtggacaatatcatatgcaaatctaaatgttgttttaaacaatttcataacaatgaagatctaactatgtatgctgaaataaatacatactttctaataccaaaaaatgaaaaactataaaagaaaactaatagttTTGTGCAAAGGAAATATACTAGGCTCAGtaaatatgagtaaaagaaacagttaaacaatagaacatgcagtaagttatcataatcatatagtaaACAGTAGAACATTGGAAAATAGTAGCAATAGTCCAATTCAAGATTACAATGCATTGTGAACTAGTAACCATTAAGCAAAATATAATTGCTAAATAGtataaatcatgtcttaacaaaatgagttcaaaattacacaactaataatatctcatagactcatatttattctgcttcttcttctccataattttcaataacttgttcttcattGGACACAAACTTAATATTATTATTGtgatcctcgtcttcttcttcggattcaaaatcatcttcatgaagttctctcactctagagcttcttcggggttgtagattttcatctgctccacttgcttcatcaaccatttgccaagtgagcccggaacctagtttaacttcatcatcttccccaccatccacaatccaaccttgtgcatttgaagcatcttttgcaagaatgacatcaacatttctttctttttctttttttttgtttgtttaacaatctagcattaaattggacaaatactagattgttcaacctgttggcatccaacctatttcttttctttgtgtgaatctaaaaaaagcagagaaagtaaatactatagttagtacctgaatatagagtatagacgttaaaaattataactaatttaattaaagagtaggctgaaagtttaaaacttactcctttaaatgtactccaatttctttcacacccagatgaacttgtagttaatgaaagtatcctcaatgccacccttagcaagttaggtgtgtgagcaccgtatgtactccaccatgcacatggatcaaatgtatcatcatttttttcacatgcttttgctacCAATGTTTTTTCAAATAACCCagtcttatttctatattttggaaattccttgttaataattgtatcttgtaaaTTTAACTCATTGACATGCaaagtttccatgcattcaaaaatcccatcgcgacctcctcataaagagcaatagaactatctttgtagtaaaaataaggattcaacaaaaatACAGTGatatgcaatgatgtatcaagtctatccttcatttttgactcaataatgactatgataggcTGAAGAAGCTCcccaccttgatatcttctttagcttgaagaagctccccatatagaaacccTATCGATGACTTTttatctccatctaccaatcgaagaacttTTACCAAaagagcaaatattttcaaataaagtgtcacaccattctaaaaactcatgctcatcactgtacagtaagccaattttcctttgtttttgaccatttacatttctctcacatatcacttgtaaacatgacccttaaactagttttttttttcaatcaaactttgtaatgtgaggaaatttgatgcaaacctggtaattcctggtcggactatgtctcttttcttcgtgaaacttctcatcaatgataaagtcttatggtgagcatagatgaaaatggtaaaagcctTGGATTGCTTAAtcacctttttatatcgtggaaagtttgccaatactttcaagcatgagattaatagtgtgagttgcacatggactccaaaagatcccgggtcgtttttctctcatcaatttaggtgcagccatattgttggtggcaGACTTTGTAACAATTtgaacaatattctgagctcctacttgttcaacacacttgtcaacatactcaaaaataagttcagttGTATGCGCCTTCTCTaaagactccttagactctaaaaatatagtaccctccttgcaattaacacacaaatttaagatgcttcttctttttctatcactccatgcatctgtcatgatcgaacatccattctttgcccattcttcttcatgtttcttcagcaattgttttgttctttcaacttcgactttcaatagtggctccctaagttgatattgagtcggaggcttgaatcctggtccaaattgacccaTTGCCTCCATTAGTTGtttgaagctatcattatcaacaacattgaatgagattccattttcataaacccatctcccaacatattgttgaacttgttgagttctctctttgaaaagagcctcatttatatttttttggcgaaacactttacttccactggagcctgcattttctggagtaattgccgatgcatatctatccatgggaccaagtggaagaggttttttaactccatccatcccttcaatttcaagaccttcttcttcatctacggaaatagccacctctgctctacaactttgttcttccattattttgttcttctttctgttcctcccttctaaaatagcctgtttgcacttatttttgtcttcttgagatgcttttcgtcaaccagatacatttccaggtatatttccaatgtgctcctttatcctatacacttctcctgacattgcttttccacataacttacatttaattttgtcgaggttcttaggatcaatcaatatcccaaactcccatccgatgtcatttgactttcttctaagaatcccggattcgggttgagtgacagATGCTTTCGAAGATGGATTGCTTGCCATTGATAACAATCTAATAGATAAtctgaaaaaattatatataacaagACATAACATattaacatgataataaaatttaattatatcatacaatacaaaatatttcaataacattaagtcattaacaagtctgagaatatttttttatatatgttaatctaattaataaaatttattcgatatttgtttaaataaattaaattttaaatatattttttatatttttaaatccgttttatacttttataaattaataatatttattagaattttttaaattttaatttatttttcatatttttaaaactgatttatataaattaataatatttattagaatttttaaaattttaatttattttcatatttataaatctgattaatataaattaataatatttattagaatttttaaaattttaatttatttttcatatttataaatctgattaatataaattaataatatataaaatttataaatatgatttatataaattaataatatgtattatattttttaaattttaaatattttttattttttaaatctgataaatgataatatttattataatttttaaatttgttaatatataaattaatatttaatattatttatttaaaaaaattaagtatattatttatatatttaaatctgattatataagttataaaattaataatgaaattttatttttatatataattttatatattcaaatttcttttataaaaattaataaaatttattataaaaaaataaatttaaaatatatttaattgggatgataattttattaggttttaCGAACCAACCCTAttattgattttgaaattatccccgttaggaattgttttaatttaataaatctaaaaaaaaggaaaaaaaaacaaaaaaatgtcGTCCTCGTCTCTCTGTCGCGACTCGCATGACGGCGTGGACGCCACCGGCCACCACCGGCGCCTCGCGGGAGGCCTCCGGTGCCGCCGGAAGCTCCGTCGGACGTGTCCGGCGCGTCCGGCGAAGTCCGACGTTGCTTCCAGCGGCGCCGGAAGCGTCGCGGAAAGCTTCCAGTGCCGCTGGAAGCTTCACGAGATGCTGCCGGACACGTCCTACGACCCTTCCGGCGACTGCGGACACGTCCGGCGTCGCCGGAGACTGCGCGATGATGACTCAACAGGaataaaaaaagttaaaaacttAACAGAACGTAAGGAAACAAGACGTAAAAACTTACCGGAGCCCCGGAGCGATGAAGCCTTCGACGCAGCGACGATGAGAGAAGTCAGAAGACGAAGCGGTGCACGGCGAAGACGTAAACAGCAAATTTGGAACAAaatattaaaagtttaaaacctaaataaCTCGGCCGAGGCCCGCTGAGTTCCGCCGAGTCCCGCCGAGGGCCACCTAGGGTCGCCGAGAGCCGCCTAGGTCACCCGCCTGGGAGGTTTTCGGCGCGGCTTGCTGCCAGGTGCGCCTAGGCGGCGCTTAGGCGGCCGCCTAGCCCGAGTTTTCGAATATTGACGATATCTTATACAcgaggagattaacgcactcataataagaaggagcccatattgtaatatgtgattggtgtggtagttcaataataaccctttagtggtatgcgttattattgatggatttgagttgagtgttcgggtgaacacgggaaactcaagcccatcaggaggcctaaaccaattcctcctctaggtccctgttgtagcctctatatataaagtcttgcatccacccatccataaccagattttgttaggatgtatactaaaagcctagctttttgtaaacatttattttgaaataagaatcacattggtcaaatgtctacatttatgttaaatatagttgtctatttaatttatattgtagataacatggtgtgcggtgtcacacagaagatcatgttatcagttccttataaattataaataatagctcacaactaagatggaatgggacaaaccattggaatgattgtagtgtaatttggtattagtttatcttaactataaaattacacgagtacactatgtgtgtattgagcaggtccatttgagataatttctttttatactgactatataaaagaacaaaacctctattattatggatgcacgtgctcttaatctcgatataataacaagcacatatactaaGTATgtgtttctttaatttatcaatgagtgagatttagttctttaaatcaataggcccgataagttggaagataatattatttacatggtgtattgttgattatagaaggaaactgtgttctaataatataggttgatgatgtctccttgaggagctcataaggattgtcatgtaaaccctataggtgaacctagtccgacatgacaatgaagttgagtggtactactcttggagctagatattaattaagtgagttgtcagtaactcatttaattaatggacattcgatattttaaacacagggagactaatacactcatgataagaaggagcccataatataatttgggattgatgtggtagtttaataataactctttagtggtatgagttattattgatgaacttgagttgggtgttcggggcgaacacaggaagctcaagctcatcgggagaccaaaactaatttatcCTTTCGGTTCTTGTTGTAGCATCTATAAAGCTTTGTATCTATAAAAactacttcttacccaagtaatgggctggACACATTCTTGCTTGGAGTAAGGGGGTCGGCTAAGCATGgacttggaagccaagaggtggctggccaagcttggtgcctaagttaggggccgaccactagaaaaggaaaaggaagttttgttttaaaataaaattttgttaaaatctttccttatttgtaattatctacaatggttaaaagagagattttattttggtaaaatctttccttttttgtagttatctataatggttaaaagaaatattttaatttccttttataaccatcttcatgattttaaaagagagttttaaaattttaaaatctttccttttatagctatctataaaatattaaagtgagattttaattttgttaaaatctttccttatttgtagttatttataatgtttaaaagagatattttaatttttgataaaattttccttttttgtaaccatgatttaaaaggagaagttttaattaatctttcatttttttttgtagttgtctacgtATTTTaaaagagattaattttaaaactttcctttattactatgtacaataggaaatttagaaaagaaagattttaatttttgttaaaatttcattttttaaggggagaccacaaataaggaagttttaattatgtttaaaactttttttttttttaccatgaccaaggattataaaagaaaaggagagagTGTCTCATGAGACATAACTTTAagctttctctcttttccttggtgtggtcggccccttcccttctccctttctcttaggCTGGCACTCCACttatctc
Coding sequences within it:
- the LOC122013374 gene encoding uncharacterized protein LOC122013374 isoform X2, with translation MEVRVSAIASTSTRSLFLRCSCENSPFMFSSGPCCLITSSIGWEVVSPRHSSTKNWLTYCNLNSDFSQSVHNQLHRARILHLQFT
- the LOC122013374 gene encoding uncharacterized protein LOC122013374 isoform X1, which translates into the protein MEVRVSAIASTSTRSLFLRCSCENSPFMFSSGPCCLITSSIGWEVFFFHLQRLLVHVTRRQKIGLHTATSTPTSASRSTTSFIERGFYTFNSHESGGLIPP